In one window of Limnohabitans sp. MORI2 DNA:
- a CDS encoding FKBP-type peptidyl-prolyl cis-trans isomerase, protein MEITQHCVVGLTWTLKDTLGEVLDELDSPVEFLVGGDDLLAKIEEALQGHSVGDHIDLQLEPEEAFGDYDENLVFLEARSRFPKELEEGHTLEGHALPQGCNPDAPQDLLYTVTEIYPEHVVLDGNHPLAGIAIRIHLDVQAVREATQEELERGTLGTGFFKIEPQAPGSDLLH, encoded by the coding sequence ATGGAAATTACACAACACTGCGTGGTCGGCTTAACTTGGACCTTGAAAGACACTTTGGGCGAAGTGCTCGATGAATTAGACAGCCCAGTTGAATTTTTAGTGGGTGGCGATGACCTGCTGGCCAAGATCGAAGAAGCCCTGCAAGGCCACAGCGTGGGAGACCACATCGACTTGCAACTCGAACCCGAGGAAGCCTTCGGCGACTATGACGAAAACTTGGTGTTTTTAGAAGCGCGTTCGCGCTTTCCGAAAGAGCTGGAAGAAGGCCACACGCTTGAAGGGCACGCGCTGCCACAAGGCTGCAACCCAGATGCACCGCAAGATTTGCTCTACACCGTCACCGAGATCTACCCAGAACACGTGGTGCTTGACGGCAACCACCCGCTCGCGGGAATTGCCATTCGCATTCACCTCGATGTGCAGGCTGTGCGTGAAGCCACGCAAGAGGAACTTGAGCGCGGCACTTTAGGGACAGGCTTCTTCAAAATTGAGCCGCAAGCACCGGGTAGCGATCTGTTGCACTGA
- the dut gene encoding dUTP diphosphatase, whose translation MKLDVKILDPRMAEQLPQYATPGSAGLDLRACLDAPITLEPNAWQLVPTGIAIHLADPAYAALILPRSGLGHKHGIVLGNLVGLIDSDYQGQLMVSAWNRSDVAFTLEPMERLAQLVIVPVVQAQFNVVNEFAGATERGEGGYGSTGKK comes from the coding sequence ATGAAACTCGACGTCAAAATTCTCGATCCCCGCATGGCTGAACAGCTGCCGCAATACGCCACACCTGGCAGCGCTGGCTTAGATTTACGTGCTTGTTTGGATGCACCCATCACGCTCGAACCTAACGCTTGGCAATTGGTGCCAACGGGCATCGCCATTCATTTGGCCGACCCTGCGTATGCTGCGCTTATCTTGCCTCGCTCAGGCCTCGGTCATAAGCACGGCATCGTGTTGGGTAATTTGGTGGGCTTGATTGACAGCGATTACCAAGGCCAGCTCATGGTCAGCGCTTGGAACCGCAGCGATGTGGCATTCACACTGGAACCCATGGAGCGTTTAGCGCAGTTGGTCATCGTGCCAGTGGTGCAAGCCCAGTTCAATGTGGTGAATGAGTTTGCGGGCGCGACCGAGCGCGGCGAGGGCGGTTATGGCTCGACCGGTAAGAAGTAA
- the coaBC gene encoding bifunctional phosphopantothenoylcysteine decarboxylase/phosphopantothenate--cysteine ligase CoaBC, translated as MSDLSNKHIVLGLSGGIACYKAAELCRALVKAGATVQVVMTEAAAQFITPVTLQALSNRAVYVSQWDAREPNNMAHINLSREADAILIAPASADFMAKLLHGRADDLLSLMCLARPIERVPLILAPAMNREMWQHPATQRNMAQLTADGAHVLDVGQGEQACGETGDGRMLEPEEILEDLIAFFQPKVLAGQHVLVTAGPTYEAMDPVRGITNLSSGKMGFSIARAAREAGAQVTLVAGPVRLPTPRGVQRVDVRSALDMQAAVAKHVDAASVFVATAAVADWRVASVAGQKIKKDGSGQLPQLNFVENPDILAGVAQSARAQSGALYCVGFAAESHDLLKHATAKRERKGVPLLVGNIGPATFGLDDNALLLVDAHGHQELPHANKLTLARQLVGEIARRLNP; from the coding sequence ATGTCTGATCTGTCAAATAAACACATTGTTTTGGGTTTGAGCGGTGGCATCGCTTGCTACAAGGCGGCGGAGCTGTGCCGCGCTTTGGTGAAAGCTGGGGCGACGGTGCAAGTGGTGATGACTGAGGCTGCGGCCCAGTTCATCACACCAGTCACGTTACAGGCCTTGTCGAATCGCGCGGTCTATGTTTCGCAATGGGATGCGCGTGAGCCCAACAACATGGCGCACATCAACTTGAGCCGTGAGGCTGATGCCATTTTGATTGCTCCCGCTAGCGCCGACTTCATGGCCAAACTGCTGCATGGTCGTGCCGATGATTTGCTCAGCCTCATGTGCCTAGCCCGACCGATTGAGCGCGTGCCTTTGATCTTGGCTCCTGCCATGAACCGCGAAATGTGGCAGCACCCCGCCACGCAACGCAACATGGCGCAACTTACCGCAGACGGTGCGCATGTCTTAGACGTAGGGCAGGGCGAACAAGCCTGTGGCGAAACCGGTGACGGCCGCATGCTGGAGCCAGAAGAAATTTTGGAAGACCTCATCGCGTTCTTCCAACCCAAAGTCTTGGCAGGCCAGCATGTGCTTGTTACAGCAGGCCCTACCTACGAGGCCATGGACCCCGTGCGCGGCATCACCAATTTGTCCAGTGGCAAGATGGGGTTCTCAATTGCTCGCGCAGCGCGCGAAGCAGGTGCGCAAGTGACCTTGGTCGCTGGTCCCGTTCGTTTACCTACGCCGCGCGGCGTGCAACGTGTGGATGTGCGCTCGGCATTGGACATGCAAGCTGCTGTGGCCAAGCATGTGGATGCGGCTTCAGTGTTTGTGGCGACGGCTGCCGTGGCCGATTGGCGTGTGGCCAGTGTGGCTGGGCAAAAAATCAAGAAAGACGGCTCTGGTCAGTTACCGCAACTGAACTTTGTTGAAAACCCAGACATCTTGGCTGGCGTGGCGCAATCGGCGCGTGCCCAAAGCGGTGCTTTGTATTGCGTGGGATTCGCCGCTGAAAGTCATGATTTGCTCAAGCATGCCACGGCCAAACGCGAACGCAAAGGCGTGCCGCTGTTGGTCGGCAACATCGGCCCTGCGACGTTTGGCTTGGATGACAACGCTTTGTTGTTGGTGGACGCACACGGCCACCAAGAACTGCCGCATGCCAACAAACTGACCTTGGCGCGTCAATTGGTGGGTGAGATTGCCCGCCGTTTGAACCCTTAA
- a CDS encoding CTP synthase → MTQFVFVTGGVVSSLGKGIAAASLAALLESRGLKVTLIKLDPYINVDPGTMSPLQHGEVFVTEDGAETDLDLGHYERFITTRMKKANNFTTGQIYQSVLDKERRGDYLGKTVQVIPHITNEIQEFVKRGAAYETPEAVDVAIVEIGGTVGDIESLPFLEAARQMSLKLGPQNTAFVHLSYVPWIAAAGELKTKPTQHTAQKLREIGIQADALLCRADRPIPEDERQKISLFSNVPEWGVISMWDVDTIYKVPRMLHEQGLDRLVCEKLRINAQPANLQRWDDLVHEVANPKAEVTIAMVGKYVDLSDSYKSLNEALRHAGMKNHARVKIEYVDSEFITPENVNQLEKFDAVLVPGGFGIRGVEGKIASAQFARENKVPYLGICLGMQVATIEYARHKAGLTQAHSTEFVADCEQPVIALINEWKNEDGTIQVRDENSNLGGTMRLGAQSSDVAPGTLAHKIYGDVVTERHRHRYEANVNYLDKLRDAGLVISALTQREHLTEIIELPQDVHPWYMGVQFHPEFKSTPWDGHPLFNAFVKAALEHKAKA, encoded by the coding sequence ATGACCCAATTTGTATTCGTCACCGGCGGTGTTGTCTCTTCCCTAGGCAAGGGAATTGCAGCCGCCTCACTCGCCGCCTTGCTTGAATCACGCGGCCTCAAAGTCACCCTCATCAAGCTGGACCCCTACATCAACGTAGACCCCGGCACCATGTCGCCCCTGCAGCACGGCGAGGTGTTCGTCACCGAAGACGGCGCAGAAACTGACCTCGACCTCGGCCACTATGAGCGCTTCATCACGACGCGCATGAAAAAGGCCAACAACTTCACCACCGGCCAAATTTACCAAAGCGTGCTCGACAAAGAGCGCCGTGGCGACTACTTGGGTAAGACCGTGCAGGTCATCCCGCACATCACCAACGAAATTCAAGAGTTCGTCAAACGAGGCGCGGCCTACGAAACCCCCGAAGCGGTCGACGTGGCTATCGTGGAAATCGGCGGCACTGTGGGTGACATCGAGTCTCTGCCCTTCCTCGAAGCTGCGCGTCAAATGAGCTTGAAGCTCGGCCCACAAAACACCGCCTTTGTGCACCTGAGCTACGTGCCTTGGATTGCTGCCGCTGGCGAACTCAAAACCAAGCCCACCCAACACACCGCGCAAAAGCTGCGCGAAATCGGCATTCAGGCCGATGCTTTGTTGTGCCGCGCAGATCGCCCCATCCCTGAAGACGAGCGCCAAAAAATCAGCCTCTTCTCTAACGTGCCCGAGTGGGGCGTGATCTCCATGTGGGATGTGGACACCATCTACAAAGTGCCTCGCATGCTGCACGAGCAAGGCTTGGATCGTTTGGTGTGCGAAAAACTACGCATCAACGCCCAGCCTGCTAATTTGCAACGCTGGGATGACTTGGTTCACGAAGTGGCCAACCCCAAAGCAGAAGTCACCATCGCTATGGTGGGCAAGTACGTTGACCTGTCTGACAGCTACAAATCACTCAACGAAGCGCTGCGCCACGCTGGTATGAAGAACCATGCGCGCGTCAAGATCGAATACGTAGATTCTGAATTCATCACGCCCGAAAACGTGAACCAACTCGAAAAATTCGACGCGGTGTTGGTGCCCGGGGGCTTTGGCATTCGCGGCGTGGAAGGCAAGATTGCATCTGCCCAATTCGCCCGCGAAAACAAAGTGCCTTACCTCGGTATCTGCTTGGGCATGCAAGTGGCAACCATCGAATACGCTCGCCACAAAGCAGGCTTGACGCAAGCCCACTCCACCGAATTTGTGGCCGACTGCGAACAACCCGTCATCGCGCTCATCAACGAGTGGAAAAACGAAGACGGCACGATCCAAGTGCGCGACGAGAATTCCAACTTAGGAGGCACCATGCGTTTGGGCGCACAAAGCTCAGATGTGGCCCCTGGCACCTTGGCTCACAAAATCTACGGCGATGTGGTGACCGAGCGTCACCGCCACCGCTACGAAGCCAACGTCAACTATTTGGACAAACTGCGTGATGCCGGCTTGGTGATTTCAGCCCTTACACAACGTGAGCACCTGACCGAAATCATCGAACTGCCGCAAGACGTGCACCCTTGGTACATGGGCGTGCAGTTCCACCCCGAATTCAAGTCCACCCCATGGGACGGCCATCCGCTGTTCAACGCCTTTGTCAAGGCCGCACTTGAACACAAGGCCAAGGCTTAA
- the kdsA gene encoding 3-deoxy-8-phosphooctulonate synthase, with translation MKLCGFDVGLDQRFFLIAGTCSIEGLEMSIDVAGQLKEICSGLGIPLIYKGSFDKANRSSGNTKRGVGIDAGLKILDEVRRQLHLPILTDVHDESQVKTVASVVDVLQTPAFLCRQTDFIRAVAQSGKPVNIKKGQFLAPWDMKNVIDKARAAAREAGLPEDNFLACERGVSFGYNNLVADMVSLAEMRKSGAPVVFDVTHSVQKPGGQGTSSGGAREMVPVLARAGVAAGVAGLFMETHPRPSEAWSDGPNAVPLNKMKALLETLVELDAVTKKHPFLENNFEA, from the coding sequence ATGAAACTTTGTGGATTTGATGTCGGCCTCGACCAGCGTTTCTTTTTGATCGCAGGCACCTGCTCGATCGAAGGCTTGGAAATGTCCATTGACGTGGCCGGCCAACTCAAAGAGATCTGCTCTGGTTTGGGCATCCCGCTGATCTACAAAGGCTCGTTCGACAAGGCCAACCGCTCGTCTGGCAACACCAAACGCGGCGTGGGTATCGATGCGGGCCTGAAAATTTTGGATGAAGTGCGTCGCCAATTGCACCTACCCATACTCACCGATGTGCATGACGAGTCGCAAGTCAAAACCGTAGCCAGCGTGGTCGACGTGTTGCAAACGCCTGCGTTCTTGTGCCGCCAGACTGATTTCATTCGTGCTGTCGCGCAATCAGGCAAACCCGTGAACATCAAAAAGGGCCAGTTCTTGGCCCCTTGGGACATGAAAAACGTCATCGACAAAGCCCGCGCCGCTGCACGCGAAGCTGGCTTGCCCGAAGACAACTTCTTGGCCTGCGAACGCGGTGTGAGCTTTGGCTACAACAACCTCGTGGCAGACATGGTGAGCTTGGCTGAGATGCGCAAGTCAGGCGCCCCTGTGGTGTTTGACGTGACCCACTCGGTGCAAAAGCCAGGCGGCCAAGGCACCAGCAGCGGCGGTGCGCGCGAGATGGTGCCCGTTCTGGCCCGTGCAGGTGTGGCCGCAGGTGTGGCAGGCCTCTTCATGGAAACCCACCCTCGCCCCTCAGAGGCTTGGTCGGACGGCCCCAACGCCGTGCCCTTGAACAAAATGAAAGCTTTGTTGGAAACATTGGTTGAACTCGACGCCGTGACCAAAAAGCACCCCTTCTTAGAAAACAACTTTGAGGCCTGA
- the eno gene encoding phosphopyruvate hydratase has translation MSAIVDIVAREILDSRGNPTVECDVLLESGTMGRAAVPSGASTGSREAIELRDGDKSRYLGKGVLKAVEHINTEISEAILGLDASEQAFLDKTLIDLDGTDNKSRLGANALLAVSMAVARAAAEESGLPLYRYFGGMNGNQLPVPMMNVINGGAHANNNLDLQEFMIIPVGAPTFREAVRYGAEVFHALKKIIHDKGMSIAVGDEGGFAPNVASHEAAIQMILDAITAAGYTPGEQIALGLDCAASEFYKDGKYHLAGEGLQLTAQQWTDMLATWCDKYPIISIEDGMAEGDWDGWKVLTDRLAKKVQIVGDDLFVTNTKIFKEGIDKGIANSILIKINQIGTLTETFEAIEMAKRAGYTAVISHRSGETEDSTISDIAVGLNAGQIKTGSMSRSDRMAKYNQLLRIEEDLGDVAVYPGRAAFYNLR, from the coding sequence ATGAGCGCTATCGTCGACATCGTCGCCCGTGAAATTTTGGACAGCCGCGGCAACCCCACCGTGGAATGTGATGTATTGTTGGAGTCCGGCACCATGGGCCGTGCCGCTGTGCCATCTGGCGCATCCACCGGCAGCCGCGAAGCCATCGAGCTGCGTGATGGCGACAAAAGCCGCTACCTTGGCAAAGGCGTGTTGAAAGCCGTTGAGCACATCAACACCGAAATCTCTGAAGCCATTTTGGGCTTGGATGCTTCTGAGCAAGCCTTCCTCGACAAGACTTTGATCGACCTCGACGGCACCGACAACAAGAGCCGCTTGGGCGCCAATGCGTTGTTGGCTGTGTCTATGGCTGTGGCTCGCGCTGCAGCTGAAGAGTCTGGCTTGCCCCTGTACCGTTACTTCGGCGGCATGAACGGCAACCAACTGCCCGTGCCCATGATGAACGTCATCAACGGTGGCGCACATGCCAACAACAACTTGGACTTGCAAGAGTTCATGATCATCCCAGTCGGCGCTCCTACTTTCCGTGAAGCCGTGCGTTACGGTGCTGAAGTGTTCCACGCCTTGAAGAAAATCATCCACGACAAAGGCATGAGCATTGCCGTGGGCGACGAAGGCGGCTTTGCCCCCAACGTAGCCAGCCACGAAGCAGCGATCCAAATGATCTTGGACGCCATCACCGCCGCAGGCTACACCCCTGGCGAGCAAATCGCTTTGGGCTTGGACTGCGCTGCCAGCGAGTTCTACAAAGACGGCAAATACCACTTGGCCGGCGAAGGCTTGCAATTGACCGCCCAACAATGGACCGACATGCTCGCCACTTGGTGCGACAAGTACCCCATCATCTCCATCGAAGACGGCATGGCCGAAGGCGACTGGGACGGTTGGAAGGTGTTGACCGACCGCTTGGCCAAGAAAGTGCAAATCGTGGGTGACGACTTGTTCGTGACCAACACCAAGATCTTCAAAGAAGGCATCGACAAGGGCATCGCCAACTCGATCCTCATCAAGATCAACCAAATCGGCACTTTGACTGAAACGTTTGAAGCCATCGAGATGGCCAAGCGCGCTGGCTACACCGCCGTCATCTCGCACCGTTCTGGCGAAACCGAAGACTCCACCATCTCCGACATCGCCGTGGGCTTGAATGCTGGCCAAATCAAAACTGGCTCCATGAGCCGTTCTGACCGCATGGCCAAGTACAACCAACTCTTGCGCATCGAAGAAGACTTGGGCGA